Genomic segment of Truepera radiovictrix DSM 17093:
GTGGGTCTACGACATCGGTGAGAACAGCGACGTCTCGGTCGACGCGCTCGTGTCGGACAACGTCCGCGACACGGTGGCCTTTTTTCGGACGCTGCCGGGGGCCAAGGCGTCGTTTGCCACCAAGTACGTCAACCGCGCGCTGCTCTCGTACGACCCGCAGGGGCGGACGCGCGTCCGCTTCTCGCTGATGCCGCAGCGCGTCGCCAAGACCGTCGACGTGCGCACCTCGCCGGTGGGGGAGCGCATCGGGGCGATCAACGACTTCGTGGCGGCGGGCTATGAAGTGCACCTCAACTTCAGCCCGGTCATCCTGTATGAGGGGTGGCGCCGCGACTACGCCGAGCTCTTCGAGCAGCTGGACGACGTGCTCTCAGACGAGGCGAAGGCGCAGCTTAAGGCCGAGGTCATCTTTTTAACCCACAACGCGCTCCTCCACGAGGTCAATCTGGGGTGGCACCCGAAGGCCGAAGCGCTCCTCTGGACGCCCGAGACGCAAGAGGCCAAGACCTCGCAGATGGGCGGTGAGAACGTCCGCTACCGCCACGGCTTTAAAGGCAAACAGGTCGCGGCGCTGCGCGACCTGCTCGCTCGAAAGATGCCCTACTGCGCGGTGCGGTACGCGTTTTAACAGCTTAAGGGCCGGGGTTGGCTGGCGGCTGGGTGAGAAGCGCCTCTAAAATCGCGCTCAGCTCGTCTTCGGGCATCACCCGGATGAGGCGGTGGTGACGGGGGTCGTCCTCGTCGATCCACTCGTTGAAACCGGTGGTGGTCAGGGTGAGCTGTTCGGTTTCGATCACGTCGAAGTACTGCCCTTCGGGGCCCCAGAGCCCGCGCACCGCGTAGAGCACCGAGCAGAGGTCCCAGGCGTTGCGGTTTCTCGAGGGCCCGTCAAAAAACTGCTCATACGCGAAGCGGACCGGGTTGGTCTCGGGGGTCGTGGCGGTCAGCGTCGCCCCGTTAAGCACCTCGTGGCAGGTGGGGCCGGTGTTAAAGTTGATCACCGTCGGCCAGTTTTCGATGACGTCGATGGCGTAGCGCGAGTCCATCTCGCGGCCCCCCGAGAGGTAGAGGTCGTTGTTGCTGCTCGGATAGTGGCCGCCCATCAGCGACAGCTCACGCACCTTCTGCTGGATGAGGGTGCGGCCGTCCAGGGGGCTATGTTCGTCCGGCCCGGAGTTGAGCAGGTCGGAGAGGTTTTGCAAAAAGCCCACCGAGACGATCGTCACGCTGTTGTCGGGCTGCGCGGCGAGCAGCTCGCGGTAGACCTCGGTCGCCGTGGGTACCGAGCCGTCCATGGGGGTGTTGTGGGGGAAACGAAGCGCCATGTCCTCGATAAAGCGCGGGTCGTGCTCGCGCCAGTAGGGGTAGGCTTCGGCGTAGTAGGGCCGGTCGGTGAGGCCGATGGGGATGTCCGGACGGCCGTAGTAGGTGTTGACCACGTCGATAGCGGGCGGGGCGAAGGGGTCGGCGACGTTGGAGACGACGCCCAAGATGGTGACCTCGTCCATATCAGCGAGCGCGTGCAACACGGCGAGCGCCCCGACATCGTCGACGTCGATACCGTAGTCGGTATCGTAAATCACGCGTACGCCCCCTGCGGGCGGTTCCTCCGGTTCGCCGGGTTCGTCGATGGGGTCCGGGGGGGTGGGGTCGCTCGGCTCCTCCACCGGTGGGGGGTCGGGTGTCAAGAGATCGTCGACCTCGCCGCACGCTGCGAGGAAAAAGAGCGGCAGGGTCAAGGCGAGCGCTTTGCGAAGGGGGGTGTGCTTCATCGTTACGCTTCCTCTACTGAGCTAGAGTCTGGGGTACACCTCCGCAGCGTAGCTCCCGAAACTGGGCCACATGCCGGAGGCAGAGACTGACGTGATTGTCAGTAAAGCATCCCCAAGCGGAAAGTCGCCGTCGCCCAAAAAACGTCTCGAGCCCGGGGCGCGCCTCTCGGACCGAGAGGCGGGGGCGAGGGGGTGTCGGCGCTGCGGTCGCGGTGAGGCGGCGTTCGGGTCGCCCTGCCCTTAAAGGTGGCTCAAGGAAGAGCTAAGCGCTCGCTTTCGGCTGCTAAGAGGGGCGGCGTCCCCCAAGCAGGGGTGGGACCACGAAAAACAGCCTCGAGCTCGTGCTCGAGGCTGCGGTACCCGCCCGGTACTGAGGGTAAGTGACCCCAAGGGGTCCCTCAGCTCGGGACTGTGGTCAGTTACCCTCGACGGGTACCTCCACTGGTCAGCTCATTTTGTAAAATTCGGACCACCTCCTTTCCGTGGTAAACGAATCGTACACCAAAACCGGCGGGCGCGTGTAAGGTTCGTTACGTTGCGCGGGCTAGCGCTTACGGGACGTTTGCCCTACGCGGCCCCCGGCGGGCGCTCCCTATACTAAAAGGGTGAAGCACCCCTCGCAAAAACGCTTTTGGTGGCTCGCCGCGCTGGGGGTCGTAGCGGCTTTGGTGGCGGCGTTTTCCTGGGGGCAGCTGCGCGCGGACGCGGCACCGACGCTCCACGGCACGGCGCTCGACAACCCGCCGCTGGTCGCACCTTTCGAGCTCACGAACGCGCGCGGCGAGCGCGTCACCTTAGAGGCGTGGCGCGGCGAGCTGCTGCTCGTCTTTTTCGGGTTTACGAGCTGCCCCGACGTGTGCCCGCTGACGCTCGGGCGCCTCGCCAAGATCTACGAGGACCTGGGCGAACCCGAGGACGTGCAGGTCGTGATGATCACCGTCGACCCCGAGCACGACACCCCCGAGGTGACGCAGCGCTACGCCGAGGCCTTTCACCCCGACTTCGTCGGTTTAAGCGGTTCGACCGCCGACATCGCGGAGGCGGCGAAGCGGTTTTACGTCGGTTACCGCGAGCTGGGCGAGCGCAGCTTTTTACACACCGATACCGTGGCGCTCCTCGACCGCGAGGGACGGCTCAGGCTCGTCTACGGTCAGGACAAGGTGGCGCGCATCGGCAGCGACCTTAAGACCATCCTGGCGCAGCGGCGTTGGTGAACACCGGGTCTGGGTTTTCGGCGCGCCCCCGACTCGGCTTCTGGGCCCCAGAGCGTTCTGCCTGACGCGCCCAGCGCACAGTATCTTTCACAGTATCTTTGGCGAGCGCTGGGCGCCGAGGGTGGTTGAGGTGCCCTCTAGAGCCGCTAGCGCCGTCGCCTGCGCGGACGGCCGCCTGCACGAGGTCTGTGGGCGTGCGGCCTTTTGTCTGTGGTCACGACGCCCAGTGCCACCCCAACTTGCGCTCGCAGCTTATCCCACAAGCTCGTCTAGTGCCCGCTCGAGGGTCGGGTAGCGGAACGCGAAGCCTTCCTCCAAGAGCCGCGCGGGGCGCACCTTGGCGCTCGCCAAGAGGAGCTCGTCGGCGAGCTTGCCGAGCGCTAGGCGTAAGAGCGGGGCGGGGGTCGGGAAGAGGGCGGGGCGCCTGAGGCGCGCCGCCGCCGCACGGCTCAGCTCGAGCTGCCGCACGCTCCCCGGCGCTGTGAGGTTGTAGGGGCCGTGGCCCCTCTCGAGCAGGAACAAGATGGCCTCGGCGAGGTCCTCCAGGTGGATCCAGGAGAGCCACTGCTGACCGCTCCCTAGAGGCCCTCCGAGCCCGAGCTTGATGGGCAGCAGGAGCTTACGCCACGCCGGCGCCTCGCGCGCAAAGACCACGCCGATGCGCCCGAGGACGAGGCGCGCCCCGGCCGCGTCTTCGGGCGCCGCCTCCCAACGCCGGCAGATCTCCGCCAGCACCCCCTCGCCGCTCGGCGCCTCTTCGCCCAGTTCGGCGTCGCCGCGGTCGCCGTAGTAGCCTGTGGCGGACGCCTGAAACCAGACCTGGGGCGGCGCGCTGCAGCGCCGCGCCGCCGCCAAGAGCGTCTGCGCGCTCTCGAGCCGGCTCGAAAGCACCCGCTGCTGGTGCTCGCGGCCCAGGCGCCCGTCGGCGATCGAGGCGCCCGCGAGGTTGATGATGGCGTAGGCGCCCTCGAGCGCCCCCCCCAGCGTCTCGAGCGCGCGCTCGTCGCCCTTGCGCGCCGCCGCGGGATCCCAGCCGACGGCTTGACCCGCGGGGAAGCGGTGCTTGGCGGGGTCGCGGGTGAGGAGCCGCAACGCGTAGCGCCCCGCTGCGGCGCGCACGAGCGCGCGCCCCACGAGGCCGGAGGCGCCGGAGATGACGAGGACGGGGGGGGAGTCGGGTGGGGTCATGCTTTAGGATAGCGTAGGGCGCGCAGGCCCTGCGCGCGGCCGAGGCGTGACTCGGCTACCGGCTAACGGTCGGCGTAGCGCCTGAACGCCTCCGGGATCGCCTCGCACGAGACCCAGAGGGTGCCCCCCTCGAGCCGCGCGCGGCCTTCGCGTTGCAACCCCTTCAAGGTCGCCTGCACCTTGCCCTGCACCTGGCGCAAAAACGCCCCCTCCCAGTCGGCTTCGCCGGGGCGGTGGTGGGCCAAAAACGCGCGGTGAAACGCGGGCAGCTCGTCTAGGGGGATGGCGGCCTCGAGGGCGTGCCAGTCGGTCCAGTCCACGCCCCATGCTACCCCCGCCAAAGGCGCGGGTGGTAGACTCCCTTCTGCGCAGCTGCGCACCCTAGGAGACCCTATGCGTGTTGCCATTGTCGGAGCTACCGGAGCGGTTGGTCAGGAGCTGCTAGCGCTCCTCGCGGAGCGTGACTT
This window contains:
- a CDS encoding TIGR01777 family oxidoreductase, with translation MTPPDSPPVLVISGASGLVGRALVRAAAGRYALRLLTRDPAKHRFPAGQAVGWDPAAARKGDERALETLGGALEGAYAIINLAGASIADGRLGREHQQRVLSSRLESAQTLLAAARRCSAPPQVWFQASATGYYGDRGDAELGEEAPSGEGVLAEICRRWEAAPEDAAGARLVLGRIGVVFAREAPAWRKLLLPIKLGLGGPLGSGQQWLSWIHLEDLAEAILFLLERGHGPYNLTAPGSVRQLELSRAAAARLRRPALFPTPAPLLRLALGKLADELLLASAKVRPARLLEEGFAFRYPTLERALDELVG
- a CDS encoding SCO family protein, translated to MKHPSQKRFWWLAALGVVAALVAAFSWGQLRADAAPTLHGTALDNPPLVAPFELTNARGERVTLEAWRGELLLVFFGFTSCPDVCPLTLGRLAKIYEDLGEPEDVQVVMITVDPEHDTPEVTQRYAEAFHPDFVGLSGSTADIAEAAKRFYVGYRELGERSFLHTDTVALLDREGRLRLVYGQDKVARIGSDLKTILAQRRW
- a CDS encoding nucleoside hydrolase; its protein translation is MKHTPLRKALALTLPLFFLAACGEVDDLLTPDPPPVEEPSDPTPPDPIDEPGEPEEPPAGGVRVIYDTDYGIDVDDVGALAVLHALADMDEVTILGVVSNVADPFAPPAIDVVNTYYGRPDIPIGLTDRPYYAEAYPYWREHDPRFIEDMALRFPHNTPMDGSVPTATEVYRELLAAQPDNSVTIVSVGFLQNLSDLLNSGPDEHSPLDGRTLIQQKVRELSLMGGHYPSSNNDLYLSGGREMDSRYAIDVIENWPTVINFNTGPTCHEVLNGATLTATTPETNPVRFAYEQFFDGPSRNRNAWDLCSVLYAVRGLWGPEGQYFDVIETEQLTLTTTGFNEWIDEDDPRHHRLIRVMPEDELSAILEALLTQPPANPGP
- a CDS encoding spore photoproduct lyase family protein, with the protein product MLRVSRIFLEREALAYPRAHDHDILARFPDAERVEVASHWNIPGLHGNEGLVRDWVRVKRTVLVLGVRKTFPVRPNGRSADFIAPGFASGCAMACAYCYVPRRKGFANPISTFVNLEAIHRAVGRHAAKQGPKKPAQTDPAAWVYDIGENSDVSVDALVSDNVRDTVAFFRTLPGAKASFATKYVNRALLSYDPQGRTRVRFSLMPQRVAKTVDVRTSPVGERIGAINDFVAAGYEVHLNFSPVILYEGWRRDYAELFEQLDDVLSDEAKAQLKAEVIFLTHNALLHEVNLGWHPKAEALLWTPETQEAKTSQMGGENVRYRHGFKGKQVAALRDLLARKMPYCAVRYAF